The following coding sequences lie in one Natrarchaeobius halalkaliphilus genomic window:
- a CDS encoding ABC transporter permease, producing the protein MRDDTEGTRRSRWRGLVGFSLARLWTLTTRTRSGRILATISAVALTIALLVIVSGVALALADGSVASQNDADVRIVPEKSGVLSTVDGVEGPRLGDATDRATTIRSASGVDHASPVLAETGSLETADGGEARSVLFVGAVADEEPRTVAGLSTDGLEPGDPHYANGSFDGPPSGEVVLSAAAADRLAAAEGDELAVPMPHEDGSSQLSLTVTAVADERDDDASAPIALVHLSELQSFAGSSDDELADEVLIWGETGAAQSGSADAYPDAAVETSGTADPSSLFDDGLAFATSVLALVVGIAICTSFVATTAGMTVNEDRRTLAVLESIGVPTLGRLSVVALSTIATTLCGALLGAGLGIVGIHAVNAAATATVASGAIALSHPILVPYAVVISLVSGLLAIPYPLTVAARTSVLEEVGQ; encoded by the coding sequence ATGCGTGATGATACCGAGGGAACGAGACGAAGCCGTTGGCGCGGTCTCGTCGGCTTCTCGCTCGCGCGGCTCTGGACGCTGACGACCAGGACACGCTCGGGTCGGATACTCGCAACGATCAGTGCAGTTGCACTCACGATCGCACTACTGGTGATCGTCTCCGGAGTCGCACTCGCGCTGGCAGACGGAAGCGTAGCGAGTCAGAACGATGCCGACGTTCGTATCGTCCCCGAAAAAAGCGGCGTGCTGTCGACGGTCGACGGCGTCGAGGGGCCGCGGCTCGGGGACGCAACCGATCGAGCCACGACGATTCGCTCCGCGAGCGGCGTCGATCACGCTTCACCCGTGCTCGCCGAAACGGGGAGCCTCGAGACCGCCGATGGTGGGGAGGCACGGTCCGTCCTCTTCGTCGGTGCGGTCGCAGATGAAGAGCCGCGAACGGTCGCGGGGCTGTCGACCGACGGCCTCGAACCGGGTGATCCCCACTACGCGAACGGCTCGTTCGACGGACCACCGAGCGGCGAGGTCGTCCTCTCGGCGGCTGCTGCGGATCGACTCGCGGCCGCCGAAGGTGACGAACTCGCAGTTCCGATGCCCCACGAAGACGGTTCGTCGCAGCTCTCGCTTACCGTGACGGCGGTCGCGGACGAACGAGACGACGACGCGTCCGCTCCGATCGCCCTCGTCCACCTGAGCGAGCTCCAGTCGTTCGCCGGATCGAGTGACGACGAACTCGCTGATGAGGTTTTGATCTGGGGGGAAACCGGTGCAGCACAGTCGGGTTCGGCTGACGCGTATCCGGACGCCGCCGTCGAAACGTCCGGCACCGCCGATCCGTCGTCGCTGTTCGACGACGGGCTGGCGTTCGCGACGAGCGTTCTCGCCCTCGTCGTCGGCATCGCTATCTGCACCTCCTTCGTCGCGACGACCGCGGGAATGACCGTCAACGAAGACCGACGCACGCTCGCGGTCCTCGAGTCGATCGGCGTTCCCACTCTGGGCCGGCTATCGGTGGTCGCCCTCTCGACGATCGCGACTACACTCTGTGGGGCACTTCTTGGGGCCGGACTCGGGATCGTCGGTATCCACGCCGTCAACGCGGCCGCGACCGCCACCGTCGCATCGGGAGCCATCGCGCTTTCCCATCCGATACTTGTCCCCTACGCGGTCGTCATCTCGCTCGTCTCCGGATTACTCGCGATACCGTACCCACTCACCGTCGCCGCGCGAACATCCGTGCTAGAGGAGGTCGGACAGTGA
- a CDS encoding ribbon-helix-helix domain-containing protein, which produces MPKVEITIPEHLEMQIAQMVERGEFVNREEAIEDLLSTGIKAYKTSGPMDEEDGAGGPGLEDDGMMGHDDEYVF; this is translated from the coding sequence ATGCCGAAAGTAGAGATCACGATTCCGGAACACCTCGAGATGCAGATCGCCCAGATGGTCGAACGCGGCGAGTTCGTCAACCGCGAAGAGGCCATCGAAGACCTGCTCTCGACGGGTATCAAGGCCTACAAGACGAGTGGACCGATGGACGAAGAGGACGGGGCCGGCGGCCCTGGCCTCGAAGACGACGGAATGATGGGCCACGACGACGAATACGTCTTCTAA
- the hisF gene encoding imidazole glycerol phosphate synthase subunit HisF, which yields MVLTKRIIPCIDVDLDEDGNPAVYTGVHFEDLEYTGDPVEMAKAYNESGADEFVFLDITASAEGRETMLDVVERVADEVFIPLTVGGGIRTTDDIKETLRAGADKVSITTGAIERPQLITEGARAFGSQCIVISVDARRRFDEEGEHYVDIDGESCWFECTKKGGREGTGIDVLEWASEAEARGAGELFVNSIDKDGTKDGYDLPLTSAVCDAVETPVIASSGCGSPEDMYDVFTEADADAGLAASIFHFDEYSIEETKTYLDEHDVPVRL from the coding sequence ATGGTGCTGACCAAGCGAATCATCCCGTGTATCGACGTCGATCTGGACGAAGACGGGAACCCGGCGGTGTATACCGGTGTACACTTCGAGGACCTCGAATACACCGGCGATCCGGTCGAGATGGCCAAAGCGTACAACGAGTCTGGAGCCGACGAGTTCGTCTTCCTCGACATCACCGCGTCGGCCGAGGGTCGCGAAACGATGCTCGACGTCGTCGAGCGCGTCGCGGACGAAGTGTTTATTCCGCTCACCGTCGGCGGCGGCATCCGGACGACCGACGACATCAAAGAAACGCTTCGTGCCGGTGCGGACAAGGTGTCCATCACGACGGGTGCCATCGAGCGACCCCAACTGATCACCGAAGGGGCACGCGCGTTCGGCAGTCAGTGTATCGTCATCAGCGTCGACGCGAGACGCCGCTTCGACGAGGAGGGAGAGCACTACGTCGATATCGACGGGGAGTCCTGCTGGTTCGAGTGTACCAAAAAGGGCGGCCGCGAGGGAACCGGGATCGACGTCCTCGAGTGGGCAAGCGAGGCGGAGGCCCGCGGAGCGGGCGAACTGTTCGTCAACTCGATCGACAAGGACGGAACCAAAGACGGGTACGATCTTCCGTTGACCAGTGCTGTCTGTGACGCCGTGGAGACGCCCGTTATCGCCTCCTCGGGCTGTGGCAGTCCCGAGGACATGTACGACGTGTTCACCGAAGCCGACGCGGACGCTGGGTTAGCGGCGTCGATCTTTCATTTCGACGAGTACTCGATCGAGGAGACGAAGACCTATCTCGACGAACACGACGTGCCCGTTCGTCTGTGA
- a CDS encoding DUF7550 family protein, translating into MTDDTDQEVDHDSGADVGHDLEAERTTAPMSEYSARSVAVGFLVLVLGALIAFGIPLATLAA; encoded by the coding sequence ATGACAGACGACACCGACCAAGAAGTGGACCACGACTCGGGCGCAGATGTGGGTCACGACCTCGAGGCGGAACGGACGACGGCACCGATGAGCGAGTATTCAGCCCGAAGCGTCGCCGTGGGATTCCTCGTTCTCGTACTCGGTGCGCTGATCGCGTTCGGAATCCCGCTTGCAACGCTCGCAGCGTAG
- a CDS encoding DNA-directed RNA polymerase subunit L: MELRVTESTEDELSIEIAGEDHTFMNVLKGTLLEHDDVSAATYDMNPEQSGGQTDPILTVKTEAGVDPLEALEEAAVDVREKAVSFRDAFDAAT; the protein is encoded by the coding sequence ATGGAACTGCGGGTTACCGAGAGCACCGAGGACGAACTCTCGATCGAGATCGCTGGGGAGGATCACACGTTCATGAACGTCCTCAAAGGCACATTGCTCGAGCACGACGACGTCAGCGCAGCGACCTACGACATGAATCCCGAACAGTCGGGTGGACAGACCGACCCCATCCTGACGGTCAAAACGGAAGCGGGAGTCGACCCACTCGAAGCGCTCGAGGAGGCCGCGGTTGACGTCCGTGAGAAAGCGGTTTCGTTTCGCGACGCGTTCGACGCTGCAACCTAA
- a CDS encoding ABC transporter ATP-binding protein, with amino-acid sequence MIQRVLRQSPSRSSETDSDNASIPAVRLENVSHEYGDTGGRLRSGPDRAVRALRDVTVTCDRGEIVGLQGPSGSGKSTILHAISGLLVPSEGRVELLGTDLTKLSDRKRTRHRRQHVGIVFQRFHLLPSLSARANVALPLVQLGVPRSRRRTRATTLLERVGLAERITHLPSELSGGERQRVAIARALATDPDVVVADEPTGELDTATGAEVIEVLTDVGSDRVVVIASHDDDTLSAADRVVTLRDGAVVPDA; translated from the coding sequence ATGATTCAACGTGTACTACGGCAGTCGCCCTCGAGGAGTTCCGAGACGGACAGTGACAACGCCTCGATCCCTGCGGTCCGTCTCGAGAACGTGTCCCACGAGTACGGTGACACCGGTGGCCGTCTGCGCTCGGGCCCGGATCGAGCGGTAAGGGCCCTTCGAGACGTTACGGTAACCTGCGATCGCGGAGAGATCGTCGGGCTACAGGGACCAAGCGGTAGCGGAAAGTCGACGATCTTACACGCGATCTCGGGATTGCTCGTCCCGAGCGAGGGTCGAGTCGAATTGCTCGGGACCGATCTCACGAAACTCTCAGATCGCAAGCGAACGCGTCATCGACGCCAACACGTCGGTATCGTCTTCCAGCGGTTTCATCTGCTCCCATCGCTTTCGGCGCGGGCAAACGTCGCATTGCCGCTCGTTCAGTTGGGCGTGCCGAGATCGCGTCGACGAACCCGAGCGACGACACTGCTCGAGCGGGTCGGTCTCGCGGAGCGGATCACGCATCTCCCCTCGGAGCTGAGCGGGGGCGAACGACAGCGAGTCGCGATAGCGAGGGCGCTTGCGACCGATCCGGACGTGGTCGTGGCCGACGAGCCGACCGGCGAACTCGACACGGCGACCGGAGCCGAGGTGATCGAGGTGCTGACGGACGTCGGCAGCGATCGCGTCGTCGTAATCGCTTCCCACGACGACGACACACTCTCGGCCGCCGATCGAGTCGTCACTCTCCGGGACGGCGCGGTGGTACCGGATGCGTGA
- a CDS encoding sulfite oxidase-like oxidoreductase — protein sequence MRANDVTDGGGDEVEDVTDDATDAVDSDVTDLYREFGDERLPPGQRETTAFPVLSKSGTPQWDPETWEFTVTGAVEEERSFTWEKFRALPSETQRQDFHCVTGWSKFDCAFTGVPFTELADRVGVSSDAVHVMFAGLDGYTTDLPLEDCLREEVLFAWGYNGEPLPDDHGGPLRVVTPHRYAYKGSKWVDSVEFLTEPEPGYWERRGYSQTANPWGEERYS from the coding sequence ATGAGAGCGAACGACGTCACGGATGGAGGCGGCGATGAGGTCGAAGATGTAACCGACGACGCCACAGACGCGGTCGACAGCGACGTCACGGATCTCTATCGGGAGTTCGGTGACGAACGACTGCCGCCGGGACAGCGTGAGACGACGGCGTTTCCGGTTCTCTCGAAGAGCGGAACGCCGCAGTGGGACCCCGAGACCTGGGAGTTCACCGTCACCGGTGCCGTTGAGGAGGAACGCTCGTTCACCTGGGAAAAGTTCCGCGCCTTGCCGAGTGAAACTCAACGTCAGGACTTTCACTGCGTCACCGGCTGGAGCAAGTTCGACTGTGCGTTCACCGGCGTCCCGTTCACCGAGCTCGCAGACCGGGTCGGCGTTTCGTCGGATGCAGTCCACGTCATGTTCGCCGGACTCGACGGCTACACCACTGACCTGCCGCTCGAAGACTGTCTGCGCGAGGAGGTACTGTTCGCGTGGGGCTACAACGGCGAGCCACTGCCGGACGATCACGGTGGTCCGCTTCGGGTCGTCACGCCACACCGGTACGCGTACAAGGGTTCCAAATGGGTCGACAGCGTCGAGTTTCTTACCGAACCCGAACCCGGCTACTGGGAACGCCGCGGTTACTCACAAACGGCGAACCCGTGGGGTGAGGAGCGATATAGTTAG
- a CDS encoding rhomboid family intramembrane serine protease produces the protein MLSVALTLLVAVAIFGSLAVVSRLDDTDRRWRDIARARFVLGVPWGTLVVIAIVLTVYLFVQDGISNLSDPVTIPYRAWSYFYPLGILTSSFSHASFGHLVGNLIATVAVAPIAEYVWGHYPDEEIAETLPWWRSNPWVRALVLFPLAVIGIGIVTSLFALGPVIGFSGLVFAFAGFAIVRYPITTLIATIGIQSALVTVYNSLRSPVFVYAAEASPPSAPSWANVAIQGHALGFFIGLVLGIALLERRRNRTGGSGVAPSAMRIWIAVLLYAFSKGLWQIYWFGEGNTYYLFRGPGVALVAALALVITLAIAASNRPVLPDRFATRIQRARSSRDGAPGSPVDRPIDRLDGEESAHSEAGVRFERIRELASSFDAGSRGAGTLTRRGTAFVSVLLVLAVLGGVAIPLNLLVIEGATDADGPTVQIEDYTVQYAEGVENELVSGIGIDAIEDDAGLSGDGVIVSSDRRNLWMEAITAARLEFSGSETVSVGGPGWRETVHVERAGWDPVGNDTVYQVWLWQDGTDRQLAYESNASRADVRIDNSTVAIAPDEGEFLLEIDSDGDESVSSVPVPELNESAVAGGLTVENEDGTLYAETAGTTVAVAHEESYDG, from the coding sequence ATGCTTTCGGTCGCGCTCACGCTGCTCGTCGCGGTGGCGATTTTCGGATCACTCGCAGTCGTGAGCCGACTCGACGACACTGATCGACGCTGGCGCGATATCGCTCGAGCCAGGTTCGTCCTCGGAGTGCCGTGGGGAACGCTGGTCGTCATCGCCATCGTCCTCACCGTCTACCTGTTCGTCCAGGACGGGATATCGAATCTCTCCGATCCGGTAACGATCCCGTACCGAGCCTGGTCGTATTTTTATCCACTGGGTATCTTGACGTCGTCGTTCTCTCACGCGAGCTTCGGTCACCTCGTCGGGAACCTGATCGCGACGGTGGCCGTCGCGCCGATCGCAGAGTACGTCTGGGGACACTACCCCGACGAAGAGATCGCTGAAACCCTCCCGTGGTGGCGTTCGAATCCGTGGGTTCGGGCACTCGTTCTCTTTCCGCTCGCGGTCATCGGTATCGGGATCGTGACGAGTCTCTTCGCGCTCGGCCCCGTCATCGGATTTTCGGGCCTCGTCTTTGCGTTTGCCGGGTTCGCAATCGTCCGATATCCGATTACGACGCTCATCGCAACGATCGGAATTCAGAGCGCTCTGGTAACGGTGTACAACTCGCTTCGATCACCGGTCTTCGTCTACGCGGCCGAAGCGAGTCCACCATCCGCTCCGTCGTGGGCAAACGTCGCCATTCAGGGCCACGCACTCGGCTTTTTCATCGGGCTCGTCCTCGGAATCGCGCTCCTCGAGCGCCGGCGAAATCGGACCGGCGGCTCCGGAGTCGCTCCGAGCGCGATGCGCATCTGGATCGCCGTGCTCCTCTATGCGTTCTCGAAGGGGCTCTGGCAGATATACTGGTTCGGAGAAGGGAACACGTACTATCTGTTTCGGGGGCCCGGCGTCGCACTCGTCGCGGCACTCGCCCTCGTTATCACGCTCGCGATCGCCGCCTCGAACCGGCCGGTGCTCCCCGACCGGTTCGCAACCCGGATTCAACGCGCTCGAAGTTCGCGTGACGGGGCACCTGGCTCTCCTGTCGATCGTCCAATCGATCGACTGGATGGTGAGGAAAGCGCCCACAGCGAAGCGGGCGTTCGGTTCGAGCGAATCCGGGAGCTAGCTTCGAGTTTTGACGCGGGATCACGGGGGGCGGGGACGCTCACTCGTCGTGGCACCGCGTTCGTGAGCGTGTTGCTGGTCCTCGCCGTCCTCGGCGGGGTCGCGATCCCGCTCAACCTGCTGGTGATCGAGGGGGCCACGGACGCCGACGGACCGACGGTTCAGATCGAAGATTACACCGTTCAGTACGCCGAAGGAGTCGAAAACGAACTCGTTTCCGGGATCGGAATCGACGCGATCGAAGACGACGCTGGACTCTCCGGAGACGGCGTAATCGTCTCCAGCGACCGGCGAAACCTCTGGATGGAAGCGATCACCGCCGCTCGGCTCGAGTTTTCGGGATCGGAGACGGTTTCGGTCGGCGGCCCTGGCTGGCGAGAAACCGTCCACGTCGAGCGCGCCGGCTGGGACCCCGTCGGAAACGACACCGTCTATCAGGTGTGGCTCTGGCAGGATGGAACCGATCGTCAACTCGCCTACGAGTCGAACGCCTCCCGTGCGGACGTCCGCATCGACAACAGCACGGTCGCGATCGCCCCCGACGAGGGAGAGTTCCTCCTCGAGATCGATTCGGACGGCGACGAGTCGGTCTCGAGCGTCCCCGTTCCGGAACTGAACGAGTCGGCCGTCGCAGGTGGGCTGACCGTCGAGAACGAGGACGGAACCCTGTACGCCGAAACCGCTGGAACGACGGTTGCGGTGGCTCACGAGGAGAGTTACGACGGTTAG
- a CDS encoding DUF1059 domain-containing protein: MTKAHKLDCESVSDECRFIIQSENEQEAIELAKKHMKEVHEADYTDEELQNEHLQVV, translated from the coding sequence ATGACAAAAGCACACAAACTCGATTGTGAATCGGTATCCGACGAGTGCCGATTCATCATCCAATCGGAAAACGAACAGGAAGCGATCGAACTGGCAAAGAAGCACATGAAGGAGGTCCACGAAGCCGATTACACGGATGAGGAGCTTCAGAACGAGCATCTACAGGTCGTCTGA